In one Candidatus Nanopelagicus limnes genomic region, the following are encoded:
- a CDS encoding ComEA family DNA-binding protein — MIDLNITNEQKRGLAVLFALSIGIAGFYFLNSRPQSQIPVISDMPPIIAQAEQAKLIINVAGKVTNPGVYQLPSGSRVIDAIQAAGNQLKGVDISDINLARVLVDGEQILVGASKYSGGKAVVKKISPDNPLDINRATLSQLDTLPGIGPVTAQRIIDYRIKVGRINALDELKKISGLGGKKFEEIKAFLRVL, encoded by the coding sequence ATGATTGATTTAAACATCACCAATGAGCAAAAGCGCGGTTTAGCAGTCCTCTTTGCTTTAAGTATTGGAATTGCCGGATTTTACTTTCTAAATTCAAGACCACAAAGTCAAATACCAGTAATTAGTGATATGCCACCAATCATTGCCCAAGCAGAGCAAGCTAAGTTGATTATTAATGTGGCAGGCAAGGTTACAAACCCTGGGGTTTATCAACTACCTAGTGGCTCACGCGTAATAGATGCAATTCAGGCAGCTGGAAATCAATTAAAGGGCGTTGATATAAGCGATATAAATCTAGCCAGAGTGTTAGTTGATGGTGAGCAAATTTTGGTTGGTGCAAGCAAATACTCAGGCGGGAAAGCGGTAGTTAAGAAGATATCTCCTGACAATCCACTTGATATAAACCGAGCCACCTTGTCTCAGTTAGATACCTTGCCTGGGATTGGTCCAGTAACTGCCCAACGCATAATTGATTATCGAATCAAGGTTGGCCGAATTAACGCCCTAGATGAATTGAAGAAAATTTCAGGGTTAGGTGGCAAGAAATTCGAAGAGATCAAAGCGTTTCTGCGCGTTTTATAG
- a CDS encoding DNA internalization-related competence protein ComEC/Rec2 — protein MALSAFLLAVVYRRTVFLILAVTALVGLSLVSFRQAALNNQFLQSKVGSVVRLEGVIATDPVLKEGLVIGSYRKPDQLSALFKLTSIDGTRIDLPLRIRFNPASDVEIDQNLIVNARLVKSKERKVAALAIATGEITKIGKPRNLFRFTSKIRDDFRALASDNKAGALIPGLVLGDTSLQSQSFITQMRRVGLSHLTAVSGANFAMVATFLLWLLQFLVKRLRNRLWVVGIILILFIFLVRPTPSVLRAAVMSAVVILAKYFGERSFGVPSLAAAIMFLLLLDPIQSTDPGFALSVLATAGILLLSPVIEDRLSKKIRTIWIVQSIAIPVSATIFCLPVIALISNQLSLVTVPANILVAPVIAPITLLGFVAAIFAPIAPFFSNFLLLLATPLAHWIVIISQSMANLPAISFNRIFAFFLLFVAIMIGLISGHKWVIYLAILFLSMQLMIAHFTWPGSGWQIANCDVGQGDGMVVNLGEGNAIVIDVGPEPEKMDQCLRQLGISSIPLLILTHFHSDHIGGISKVLESRRISQVWISSLAQPAAAYQSTIKQLNGIDIKIVQQGEKYLLPKFATQVLVLWPKLSLGQMPTLPGDGSEVNNSSISVIIKTKTLSIFAGGDIEPAAQELITSSGYLSEVDVLKVSHHGSAYQYLPMLDRLNPKVAIISVGKGNSYGHPDQQFIAELNSRNIQVWRTDLSGGISLASPNKIRVTGKEWWQIRWG, from the coding sequence TTGGCGCTTTCAGCATTTTTATTAGCAGTTGTGTATAGACGTACTGTTTTTTTAATCTTGGCAGTAACTGCGCTCGTTGGCCTATCTCTAGTTTCTTTTCGGCAGGCTGCTTTAAACAATCAATTTCTTCAAAGCAAAGTTGGCTCAGTCGTAAGACTAGAAGGTGTTATTGCAACTGATCCGGTACTAAAAGAAGGCTTGGTGATTGGCTCTTATCGAAAGCCTGATCAGTTAAGTGCATTATTCAAACTCACCTCCATCGATGGCACAAGAATTGATTTGCCACTGCGAATACGTTTTAACCCTGCAAGTGATGTTGAAATCGATCAAAATCTCATTGTGAATGCTCGGCTGGTTAAATCCAAAGAGCGCAAGGTTGCAGCTCTTGCTATTGCAACTGGTGAGATTACAAAGATTGGAAAACCACGCAATTTATTTAGATTTACCTCAAAGATTAGAGATGATTTTCGAGCACTTGCTAGTGATAACAAAGCGGGGGCATTAATTCCAGGTTTGGTCTTGGGGGATACCTCCTTACAAAGCCAATCCTTCATCACTCAAATGCGCAGAGTTGGACTTTCGCACTTGACTGCAGTTAGCGGCGCTAATTTTGCGATGGTAGCGACATTCTTACTCTGGCTGCTTCAGTTTTTAGTCAAGAGATTACGCAATCGGCTTTGGGTGGTTGGGATAATACTTATCTTATTTATTTTCCTAGTTCGCCCAACTCCATCGGTATTGCGGGCAGCGGTAATGAGCGCAGTTGTAATTCTGGCTAAGTACTTTGGTGAGCGTTCCTTTGGAGTTCCATCATTAGCTGCTGCAATTATGTTTTTATTGCTATTAGACCCCATTCAATCAACTGATCCTGGTTTTGCCCTCTCCGTCTTGGCCACAGCAGGAATACTTCTACTCTCTCCAGTAATTGAAGATAGGTTGAGCAAGAAGATAAGGACAATCTGGATTGTTCAATCAATAGCTATCCCAGTGAGTGCAACAATCTTTTGTTTGCCAGTAATAGCTTTGATATCAAATCAACTTTCATTAGTAACAGTTCCAGCAAATATTCTGGTTGCACCAGTTATTGCGCCCATCACATTACTTGGATTTGTTGCTGCAATTTTTGCACCCATTGCACCATTTTTCTCTAATTTTCTTTTACTCCTTGCCACACCCCTTGCTCATTGGATAGTAATCATCAGCCAATCTATGGCAAATCTGCCAGCAATTTCCTTCAATCGCATCTTTGCATTTTTTCTACTATTTGTCGCCATAATGATTGGCTTAATAAGTGGGCATAAATGGGTAATTTATCTAGCAATTTTGTTTCTATCTATGCAATTAATGATTGCACATTTTACTTGGCCTGGTAGCGGCTGGCAGATCGCCAATTGCGATGTTGGCCAAGGCGATGGCATGGTAGTGAATTTAGGAGAAGGAAATGCCATCGTGATTGATGTGGGGCCAGAGCCAGAAAAGATGGATCAATGTTTAAGACAATTAGGAATTAGTTCAATTCCACTTCTAATTTTGACTCATTTTCACTCTGATCATATTGGTGGTATTTCTAAAGTCCTAGAAAGTAGGAGAATCTCACAAGTTTGGATTTCTAGTTTGGCCCAACCCGCAGCTGCCTATCAATCAACTATTAAGCAGCTAAATGGGATTGATATAAAGATTGTGCAACAGGGTGAAAAATACCTTCTACCAAAGTTTGCAACTCAGGTTTTGGTACTTTGGCCTAAATTATCTCTGGGCCAAATGCCTACTCTTCCTGGGGATGGCTCAGAAGTTAACAACTCAAGTATTTCGGTGATCATTAAGACTAAAACTTTATCGATCTTTGCTGGCGGTGATATTGAACCGGCAGCACAAGAGTTGATTACTAGTTCTGGTTACTTATCTGAGGTTGATGTTTTGAAAGTTTCACACCATGGATCGGCTTACCAGTATTTACCTATGTTGGATCGACTAAATCCCAAGGTGGCCATTATCTCGGTTGGCAAAGGCAACTCATACGGTCATCCAGACCAACAATTCATAGCAGAGTTAAATTCTCGAAATATCCAGGTTTGGCGCACAGATCTATCAGGTGGGATATCACTTGCTTCACCTAATAAGATCAGGGTAACTGGAAAAGAATGGTGGCAAATAAGGTGGGGTTAG
- the holA gene encoding DNA polymerase III subunit delta: MVANKVGLVLVQGAESLLADRAITQVIATNADAQVITLSSDEIEVGVITDNLAPSLFGDQRVVVIKEIQDLDLDCSDEIATYLENQDENLTLLLWHKGGVKGKALVDKIKKAGAQIITAEAVKKESEKSEFVRAEFKRLNRKITTEAVQALIDSLGSDLRELSAACSQLASDVALQKTIDEEDVTAYQQGRVESTGFDVADAAVEGNTPIAIINLRNALATGTDPVLIVSALASSFRTLAKVSGASRSVKSFELAQSMAIPPWQIDKARRQLVGWSENAMAKAVIAIAAADADIKGVAADPIYALERAIMTVCAARGSR, translated from the coding sequence ATGGTGGCAAATAAGGTGGGGTTAGTTTTAGTACAAGGGGCTGAAAGCTTGTTAGCTGATCGCGCCATCACACAAGTTATCGCCACTAACGCAGATGCCCAGGTAATTACGCTTTCATCAGATGAAATTGAGGTTGGCGTCATTACCGATAACTTGGCTCCATCACTTTTTGGAGATCAACGAGTTGTTGTTATTAAAGAGATTCAAGATTTAGATTTAGATTGCAGTGATGAGATCGCTACCTACTTAGAAAATCAAGATGAGAATTTAACCTTACTTCTTTGGCATAAGGGGGGAGTTAAAGGCAAGGCACTGGTAGATAAAATTAAAAAAGCTGGGGCTCAGATAATCACCGCTGAAGCCGTGAAGAAAGAGAGTGAAAAATCAGAATTTGTTAGGGCAGAGTTCAAACGTTTAAATCGAAAAATAACTACCGAGGCAGTGCAAGCATTAATCGATTCCCTGGGAAGTGATTTACGTGAGCTCAGTGCTGCTTGCTCACAACTTGCATCCGATGTGGCCTTACAAAAAACTATTGATGAAGAAGATGTGACTGCATACCAACAAGGCAGAGTTGAGAGCACAGGTTTTGATGTGGCTGATGCTGCCGTTGAAGGCAATACGCCAATTGCGATAATTAATTTAAGAAATGCTTTAGCAACTGGAACTGATCCAGTTTTAATTGTGAGCGCTCTTGCTTCATCTTTTCGGACCTTAGCTAAGGTTTCAGGAGCTTCCAGATCTGTTAAATCATTTGAACTAGCCCAGAGCATGGCAATTCCACCTTGGCAGATTGATAAAGCCCGTCGCCAACTTGTTGGCTGGAGTGAAAATGCAATGGCAAAAGCTGTGATCGCAATTGCAGCCGCTGATGCTGATATCAAAGGCGTGGCAGCCGATCCGATCTACGCCCTAGAACGGGCGATAATGACCGTTTGTGCTGCTAGAGGATCTCGATAA
- the rpsT gene encoding 30S ribosomal protein S20, with amino-acid sequence MANIKSQIKRIRTNNKAQDRNKAYRSALRTAIRKFRDAVTAGDAAKIKAEFTDASRSLDMAVSKGVIHANNAANKKSAMAKLANKAGVR; translated from the coding sequence GTGGCAAATATTAAGTCCCAGATTAAACGCATTCGCACCAACAACAAGGCGCAGGATCGAAACAAGGCTTATCGTTCAGCTCTTCGTACTGCAATCCGTAAATTCCGCGATGCTGTTACAGCTGGCGATGCCGCAAAAATTAAAGCTGAGTTCACAGATGCTTCTCGTTCACTAGACATGGCTGTTTCAAAAGGCGTAATTCATGCCAACAATGCAGCTAACAAAAAGTCAGCTATGGCCAAATTGGCCAACAAAGCTGGCGTTCGTTAA
- the lepA gene encoding translation elongation factor 4, translating into MPAISIAKAPQPAATNPAQIRNFCIIAHIDHGKSTLADRMLGITGVVEDRNMRAQYLDRMDIERERGITIKSQAVRLPWKSGIDGQDYILNMIDTPGHVDFTYEVSRSLAACEGAILLVDCAQGIEAQTLANLYLAMENNLTIIPVLNKIDLPAAQPEKFAEELANLIGCKPEDCLRVSGKTGEGVEVLLDQIVKQLPPPVGDPKAPTRALIFDSVYDSYRGVVTYVRVVDGHLSPRDQIQMYSTGVRHEMLEVGVISPEPIASKGLGVGEVGYLITGVKDVRQSRVGDTVTTYNNPATKALAGYADPKPMVFSGLFPLDGAEYPMLREALDKLQLNDAALVFEPESSAALGFGFRCGFLGLLHMEIVRERLEREAGLTLISTAPSVVYNVSLEDGKKLVVTNPSEYPDGKILEVHEPIVKATILAPSEFIGTIMELCQQRRGVQKGMDYLSEDRIEIRYTLPLAEIVFDFFDQLKSRTRGYASLDYEPIGEEAGDLVKVDILLQGEKVDAFSQIVHRDKAYTYGVKMTEKLKELIPRQQFEVPIQAAIGAKIIARENIRAIRKDVLAKCYGGDITRKRKLLEKQKEGKKRMKMVGRVEVPQEAFIAALTTDSDKASEKKK; encoded by the coding sequence ATGCCTGCCATCTCAATTGCAAAAGCACCCCAACCTGCTGCCACAAATCCGGCGCAGATAAGAAATTTCTGCATCATTGCCCATATCGATCATGGTAAATCTACTTTGGCAGATCGAATGTTGGGAATTACTGGTGTTGTTGAAGACAGAAATATGCGTGCGCAATATCTGGATCGAATGGACATCGAGCGCGAACGCGGCATAACTATTAAGAGCCAAGCGGTTCGTTTGCCATGGAAATCTGGAATTGATGGTCAAGATTACATTTTAAACATGATCGATACACCTGGGCATGTGGATTTTACATATGAGGTTTCTCGATCCCTTGCAGCATGCGAAGGTGCAATATTGCTGGTGGATTGCGCTCAAGGAATTGAGGCTCAAACCTTGGCAAACCTTTATCTTGCGATGGAGAATAACTTAACGATTATTCCGGTGCTAAATAAAATTGATTTACCTGCTGCGCAGCCAGAGAAATTTGCCGAAGAGTTAGCAAATCTAATTGGTTGCAAGCCTGAGGATTGCTTAAGGGTCTCTGGTAAAACAGGTGAGGGCGTTGAAGTTTTATTGGATCAAATTGTTAAACAATTACCACCTCCAGTTGGGGATCCAAAAGCACCAACTAGAGCACTAATTTTTGACTCAGTTTATGACTCATATCGCGGCGTGGTTACATATGTTCGAGTTGTTGATGGCCATCTTTCCCCACGAGATCAAATTCAAATGTATTCAACTGGTGTGCGACATGAAATGTTAGAAGTTGGCGTGATTTCACCAGAACCCATTGCAAGCAAAGGTTTAGGAGTTGGTGAGGTTGGTTATTTGATAACCGGTGTGAAGGATGTTAGACAATCTCGAGTTGGCGACACAGTTACTACCTATAACAACCCAGCAACAAAAGCCCTTGCAGGTTATGCAGATCCCAAGCCGATGGTGTTTTCTGGATTGTTTCCATTAGATGGCGCGGAATATCCAATGCTTCGAGAAGCGCTAGATAAATTGCAACTAAATGATGCCGCTCTAGTTTTTGAACCAGAATCTTCTGCTGCTCTTGGTTTTGGATTTCGATGTGGTTTCTTAGGTCTTTTGCATATGGAGATTGTGCGTGAAAGATTAGAGCGTGAAGCTGGTTTAACTTTAATTTCAACTGCGCCTAGTGTGGTTTATAACGTATCACTAGAAGATGGAAAGAAATTAGTGGTTACTAATCCATCAGAGTATCCAGATGGAAAAATTCTAGAAGTGCATGAGCCAATTGTTAAGGCAACGATATTGGCACCAAGTGAGTTTATTGGCACCATTATGGAGCTTTGCCAACAGCGCAGAGGCGTACAGAAAGGCATGGATTACTTATCCGAGGATCGAATTGAGATTCGATACACCCTGCCATTGGCTGAAATAGTTTTTGATTTCTTTGATCAACTTAAGTCACGAACTCGTGGATATGCATCCCTTGATTATGAACCAATTGGGGAAGAGGCAGGTGATTTAGTTAAGGTCGATATCTTGCTACAGGGTGAAAAAGTTGATGCATTTAGTCAGATAGTTCACCGAGATAAGGCTTATACCTACGGAGTAAAGATGACTGAGAAGTTAAAGGAATTGATTCCTCGTCAACAGTTTGAGGTTCCAATTCAAGCAGCGATCGGTGCAAAAATTATTGCGAGAGAAAACATCCGAGCTATTCGTAAGGATGTGTTGGCTAAATGTTATGGCGGAGACATAACCAGAAAGCGCAAGCTGTTAGAGAAACAAAAAGAGGGTAAGAAGCGTATGAAGATGGTTGGCAGAGTTGAAGTACCACAAGAAGCCTTTATTGCTGCCTTAACCACTGATTCAGATAAAGCGAGTGAAAAGAAGAAGTAA
- the hemW gene encoding radical SAM family heme chaperone HemW translates to MNLAFYVHIPYCVKRCGYCDFNTYTPSELKITEGLAQISNSYIDLLLMEIKAAKVQVGQSANVPSIFFGGGTPSLMQPDDIGRVISTIKSEFTLLPDAEITMECNPDTVTKESLAAFRAIGVNRVSFGMQSAVKHVLATLDRTHNPENLLQVTTWAKEVGFSEISVDLIYGTPGESLADWQASIDAALTLPITHISAYALIIEEGTKLAAQIKRGDVAQVDDDLTAEKYLVADKAFTAAGFEWYELSNWAKSGSLSKHNLAYWLGDNWWGAGPGAHSHLNGKRFWNVKHPNLYKERVLSNQSPVADSEILEELQIESEKLMLSLRLPSGVEKQSLNEMQLSELSSYVESGHLDLANWNQGRATLTLDGRLIADRILRQILL, encoded by the coding sequence GTGAATCTTGCCTTTTATGTCCACATTCCTTATTGCGTCAAAAGGTGTGGCTATTGCGACTTCAATACTTACACTCCAAGTGAGTTAAAGATAACTGAAGGCTTGGCCCAAATTTCTAACTCATATATTGATTTACTGCTGATGGAAATCAAAGCGGCAAAGGTACAGGTTGGTCAGAGCGCCAATGTGCCATCAATTTTCTTTGGCGGAGGAACACCATCACTTATGCAACCAGATGACATTGGTCGGGTGATTTCTACGATTAAATCTGAATTCACGCTTTTACCTGATGCTGAAATCACCATGGAATGTAATCCTGACACCGTAACTAAGGAAAGTCTGGCTGCCTTTAGAGCAATTGGTGTGAATCGAGTTTCATTTGGCATGCAATCAGCAGTTAAACATGTACTAGCAACACTTGATCGAACTCATAACCCTGAGAATTTATTGCAGGTTACAACTTGGGCAAAAGAGGTTGGATTTTCTGAGATATCAGTTGATCTAATTTATGGAACACCTGGGGAGTCTTTAGCGGATTGGCAAGCATCAATTGATGCAGCCCTTACTCTTCCAATCACACACATTTCAGCTTATGCATTAATCATTGAAGAGGGAACAAAACTAGCGGCTCAAATTAAACGTGGTGATGTGGCGCAAGTAGATGATGATTTAACTGCTGAAAAATACTTGGTTGCAGATAAAGCATTTACAGCAGCTGGATTTGAATGGTATGAGTTGAGTAATTGGGCGAAATCTGGATCACTAAGTAAACATAACTTGGCATATTGGTTAGGTGATAATTGGTGGGGTGCTGGTCCTGGGGCGCATTCACATTTGAATGGAAAAAGATTTTGGAATGTTAAACACCCCAATTTGTATAAAGAAAGAGTTCTTTCAAATCAATCACCAGTTGCAGATTCTGAGATACTTGAAGAATTACAGATTGAAAGTGAAAAATTGATGTTGTCTCTAAGATTGCCAAGCGGCGTGGAGAAACAAAGTTTAAATGAGATGCAACTGTCAGAGCTTTCAAGTTATGTTGAAAGTGGTCATCTAGATCTAGCAAATTGGAATCAAGGCCGAGCAACTTTAACCTTAGATGGTCGTCTAATCGCCGACCGAATACTAAGACAAATACTCTTGTAG
- the hrcA gene encoding heat-inducible transcriptional repressor HrcA, with amino-acid sequence MSNAMPGRQLEILKAIVDEYVATEEPVGSKTLATRAGLGVSPATIRNEMALLEDAGLITQPHTSAGRIPTNKGYRVFVDQLAKVKPLSSAERKAIENFLDGATDLDDVISRTVRLLAQVTKQVAVVQYPSLIKAKVRHIELVLLNPSRVMIVLITDAGRVEQRMVELAIEITEGALSDLHKKVNSLIATQSLSNVASKLESLSTNYRGSDKSNIVVIITTLIEMAIEQPEEKVVLAGASNLARANQDLSSSIHPILEALEEQVVLLRLLSGTDSSVKVEIGDEQSEKSLRKTSLVKVGYADIGALGILGPTRMDYASSISAVNAVANYVGRFLTENK; translated from the coding sequence ATGAGTAATGCGATGCCAGGTCGGCAACTTGAGATCCTCAAAGCGATTGTGGATGAGTATGTTGCGACCGAAGAACCAGTTGGTTCAAAAACTCTTGCCACGCGTGCGGGATTAGGCGTTTCACCAGCAACAATTAGAAATGAGATGGCTTTACTTGAGGATGCCGGCTTAATAACTCAACCTCACACTAGTGCTGGCCGAATTCCTACAAATAAAGGTTATCGAGTATTTGTTGATCAACTAGCCAAGGTAAAACCTTTATCCTCGGCCGAACGAAAAGCGATTGAGAACTTTTTAGATGGCGCAACAGATTTAGATGATGTTATTTCCCGAACAGTTAGATTATTAGCCCAGGTGACAAAACAAGTCGCAGTAGTCCAGTACCCATCATTAATTAAAGCAAAGGTCCGACACATTGAATTGGTCTTATTAAACCCAAGTCGCGTAATGATTGTCTTGATTACCGACGCTGGTCGAGTTGAACAACGAATGGTTGAATTAGCAATTGAAATCACCGAAGGCGCTCTCTCTGACCTTCACAAAAAGGTGAATTCCCTTATCGCTACGCAATCACTTTCAAATGTGGCTAGTAAATTAGAAAGTCTGTCTACTAATTATCGTGGTAGCGACAAATCGAATATCGTCGTGATCATTACAACTTTAATTGAAATGGCAATTGAGCAGCCGGAGGAGAAAGTCGTATTAGCTGGTGCTTCAAATCTTGCAAGAGCAAATCAAGATTTATCTAGCAGCATTCATCCAATTTTAGAGGCGTTGGAGGAGCAGGTAGTTTTACTGAGATTGCTCTCCGGCACAGATTCTTCAGTTAAAGTCGAAATTGGCGATGAACAAAGTGAAAAGAGTTTAAGAAAAACCAGCTTAGTAAAGGTTGGTTATGCCGATATAGGAGCACTTGGAATTTTAGGTCCAACCCGAATGGATTACGCCTCATCTATATCAGCTGTTAATGCTGTTGCGAATTACGTTGGCAGATTTTTAACGGAGAATAAATAA
- the dnaJ gene encoding molecular chaperone DnaJ codes for MADLYETLGVDRDASFDEIKKAYRKLARSYHPDVNPDPKMADKFKEITAAYEVLSDPDKRQNYDVGGSGFGGGFSNAGFGFGDIMDAFFGGGQQRGPRPRTRPGQDALIRVEVDLKEATFGCERDLNVDTAVVCAKCGGSGCANNSRSRTCDICKGRGETQQVARSILGQVMTSRPCASCQGFGSVISDPCTECAGDGRVRSRKSIPIKIPAGVETGNRIQLSGQGEVGPGGGNAGDLYVEIVEIAHEYLIREENNLHISIAIPMTSAALGTTVTIETFDGDQKVEIKEGTQSGSTVLLKGLGVTKLRGSGRGDLIVHIEVVIPGKLNKEQSELLRKFAESRNEDGSKVVIHKNSDQGFFSKVRSAFR; via the coding sequence ATGGCTGATCTTTATGAAACTCTTGGCGTTGATCGGGATGCAAGTTTTGATGAAATAAAAAAAGCTTATCGAAAACTAGCACGTAGTTATCACCCAGATGTAAACCCTGATCCAAAGATGGCTGATAAGTTCAAAGAGATTACTGCTGCATATGAAGTTCTAAGTGATCCTGATAAGCGTCAAAATTATGATGTTGGTGGAAGTGGTTTTGGTGGCGGATTTTCTAATGCAGGCTTTGGTTTTGGCGACATCATGGATGCGTTTTTTGGTGGTGGACAGCAACGAGGCCCAAGGCCACGAACAAGGCCAGGACAAGATGCGTTAATTAGAGTTGAAGTAGATCTTAAGGAAGCAACCTTTGGATGTGAGCGAGATCTAAATGTTGATACAGCTGTTGTTTGCGCTAAGTGCGGTGGCAGTGGTTGTGCTAATAATTCTCGTTCGCGCACCTGTGATATTTGTAAAGGACGTGGAGAAACACAACAAGTAGCACGATCGATATTAGGACAAGTAATGACTAGCCGTCCTTGTGCGAGCTGCCAAGGTTTTGGTTCAGTAATTTCTGATCCCTGTACAGAGTGTGCTGGCGATGGACGTGTTCGTTCTAGAAAAAGCATTCCAATAAAAATTCCAGCGGGCGTTGAGACTGGAAATCGAATTCAATTAAGTGGACAAGGTGAGGTTGGCCCTGGCGGTGGCAATGCTGGTGATTTATATGTAGAAATTGTTGAAATTGCTCATGAGTATTTGATTAGAGAAGAGAATAATCTTCACATTTCAATTGCAATCCCAATGACATCAGCTGCTTTAGGTACAACAGTGACTATTGAAACATTTGATGGCGATCAAAAAGTTGAAATCAAAGAGGGAACACAAAGTGGTTCAACGGTCCTCCTTAAAGGATTGGGAGTAACTAAGTTGCGAGGAAGTGGGCGGGGTGACTTAATCGTTCATATCGAGGTAGTAATTCCAGGCAAGCTCAATAAGGAGCAAAGCGAGTTACTTCGTAAATTTGCAGAATCAAGAAATGAAGATGGTAGCAAGGTCGTAATCCATAAAAATAGCGATCAGGGATTCTTTAGCAAAGTTAGAAGTGCTTTCCGGTAG
- a CDS encoding 16S rRNA (uracil(1498)-N(3))-methyltransferase, with the protein MLTLFFTDQINDGSTQTLGKDEAHHAIKVLRLNLGEVIKISDGVKKWVSGPIIEISKKELTISVSEKGEFEEKKPELVLVQAVTKSDRNKEMLELAIEAGVDRIIPWQAERSISKWQSDSAQKWEIGIKEACKQARQIRLPKLMPLLTTAGVVQLLSKDAQAIVFHESAGEKFAQLQLAQSLTSIFLIIGPEGGISPSELSMFENGGGKIVRLGETVLRSAHAGFAAISAVQTKLGRW; encoded by the coding sequence GTGCTCACTCTATTTTTTACTGACCAAATCAATGATGGCAGCACTCAAACTTTAGGTAAAGACGAAGCGCATCACGCAATTAAGGTTTTAAGGTTGAATCTTGGCGAAGTTATAAAGATTTCAGATGGCGTAAAGAAGTGGGTATCTGGTCCAATCATTGAAATATCGAAGAAAGAATTGACGATATCGGTTTCAGAAAAAGGTGAGTTTGAAGAGAAGAAGCCTGAACTAGTTTTGGTACAAGCGGTTACAAAATCAGACAGAAACAAAGAGATGCTTGAACTGGCGATTGAGGCTGGCGTCGATCGAATAATTCCATGGCAAGCAGAGCGATCTATTAGTAAGTGGCAATCTGACTCTGCACAAAAATGGGAGATTGGGATCAAAGAGGCGTGTAAACAGGCCAGACAAATCAGGTTACCCAAACTTATGCCATTGTTAACGACTGCTGGCGTGGTTCAATTATTAAGCAAAGATGCTCAGGCAATCGTGTTTCATGAATCGGCAGGTGAAAAATTTGCTCAACTGCAATTAGCGCAATCACTTACTTCTATATTTCTAATTATCGGACCTGAAGGTGGAATAAGTCCTAGTGAGCTATCGATGTTTGAAAACGGGGGCGGTAAAATAGTTAGGTTGGGAGAAACTGTTCTTCGATCAGCACATGCCGGATTTGCCGCAATCTCTGCAGTTCAAACTAAGTTAGGACGGTGGTAG
- a CDS encoding histidine triad nucleotide-binding protein, translating into MDCLFCKIVDGTIPAKIVKKSELFTAFNDITPQAPTHILIIPNKHFTNMAEVANSDPALAGEIFRAAGEIASENGLESYRMNVNTGAAAGQSVFHAHLHLLAGRSFAWPPG; encoded by the coding sequence GTGGATTGTTTATTTTGTAAGATAGTTGACGGAACAATACCTGCGAAAATCGTGAAGAAGAGTGAGTTATTTACCGCATTCAACGACATAACTCCCCAAGCTCCAACTCATATTTTAATTATTCCAAATAAACACTTTACAAATATGGCAGAGGTTGCGAACTCTGATCCCGCTTTAGCTGGAGAGATTTTTAGGGCAGCAGGGGAGATTGCGAGTGAGAATGGTTTAGAGAGTTATCGAATGAATGTAAACACTGGCGCTGCTGCTGGCCAATCTGTATTTCACGCTCACTTACACCTTCTGGCAGGCAGGTCATTCGCATGGCCGCCAGGTTAA